A region of Sulfurimonas sp. DNA encodes the following proteins:
- the aspS gene encoding aspartate--tRNA ligase, whose amino-acid sequence MRSHYCTDLSEENVGQDVVLTGWANNHRDHGGIIFIDLRDKTGLIQLTCDPEDGAQAHKVADGVRDEYVLIAKGKVRLRGEGLTNPKLKTGSIEIIVTELIIENKSAPIPFVIGDPNVGEETRLKYRYLELRDPAVYETFRLRSKAAIAARNVLDANGFLEVETPILTKSTPEGARDYLVPSRVHNGEFYALPQSPQLFKQLLMVGGFDRYFQIAKCFRDEDLRADRQPEFTQIDVEMSFCDQEDVIKVAEDLLTAMFKACDISIQGPFNRITYNDAMELYGSDKPDMRYDLKMIDVIDIFERCDNEIFTNIAKKPHVNRIKALKVPGADLIFSKREMKGFETFVRQFGAHGLGYFQMKEDGLKGPLIKFFTEEDIALLVERLGMQVGDVVFFGAGDKKTVWDYMGRLRIFLAEHEKMSILDRDAFEFVWVVDFPMFEVEDGRVKALHHPFTQPKDTDKDDVEEIESIAYDIVLNGTELGGGSIRIHKEDVQNEVFKLLGIEEEEAQEKFGFLLDALKFGAPPHGGFAMGFDRMMMLITKKSSIRDVIAFPKTQKASCILTKAPSGVDNTQLRDLHIRLREQTKA is encoded by the coding sequence TTGAGAAGTCATTACTGTACAGATTTAAGTGAAGAAAATGTAGGACAAGATGTTGTTCTTACAGGTTGGGCAAATAATCATCGTGACCACGGTGGAATTATTTTTATTGATTTACGCGACAAGACAGGTCTTATTCAACTAACATGTGACCCAGAAGATGGAGCCCAAGCGCATAAAGTTGCTGATGGCGTTCGTGATGAGTATGTTTTAATTGCTAAAGGTAAGGTTCGTCTTCGTGGTGAAGGTCTTACAAATCCAAAGCTAAAAACTGGTTCTATAGAGATTATCGTAACTGAGCTTATTATTGAAAATAAAAGCGCTCCTATCCCTTTTGTTATAGGTGATCCTAATGTTGGTGAAGAGACAAGACTTAAGTACCGTTACTTAGAGCTTCGTGACCCTGCAGTGTATGAAACATTTCGTCTTCGTTCAAAAGCAGCTATCGCAGCAAGAAATGTTCTTGATGCAAATGGTTTCTTAGAAGTTGAAACTCCTATCTTAACTAAGTCTACTCCAGAAGGTGCTAGAGATTATCTTGTGCCATCTCGTGTTCACAATGGCGAGTTTTATGCTCTTCCACAATCACCACAGCTTTTTAAACAGCTTTTAATGGTTGGTGGATTTGACCGTTACTTCCAGATAGCTAAATGTTTCCGTGATGAAGACTTAAGAGCTGACAGACAACCTGAGTTTACTCAGATAGATGTTGAGATGAGTTTTTGTGACCAAGAAGATGTAATCAAAGTTGCTGAAGACCTTTTAACAGCTATGTTTAAAGCTTGTGACATCAGCATCCAAGGTCCATTTAATCGTATTACTTATAACGATGCTATGGAGCTTTACGGTTCAGATAAGCCAGATATGAGATACGACCTTAAGATGATTGATGTTATTGATATCTTTGAAAGATGTGATAATGAAATCTTTACTAACATCGCTAAGAAGCCACATGTTAACCGTATTAAAGCGCTTAAAGTTCCTGGTGCTGATTTAATCTTTTCTAAGCGTGAAATGAAAGGTTTTGAGACATTTGTTCGCCAATTTGGAGCGCATGGTCTTGGATATTTTCAAATGAAAGAAGATGGTCTTAAAGGTCCACTTATTAAATTCTTCACAGAAGAAGATATAGCACTTCTAGTTGAGAGACTTGGTATGCAAGTTGGTGATGTTGTATTCTTTGGTGCAGGCGATAAGAAGACTGTATGGGACTACATGGGAAGACTTAGAATCTTTCTAGCAGAGCATGAAAAGATGAGTATCTTAGATAGAGATGCTTTCGAATTTGTATGGGTAGTTGACTTCCCAATGTTTGAAGTAGAAGATGGAAGAGTAAAAGCACTTCACCATCCATTTACACAGCCTAAAGATACTGACAAAGACGATGTAGAAGAGATAGAGTCTATCGCTTATGACATCGTTCTAAACGGTACAGAGCTTGGTGGTGGTTCTATTCGTATCCATAAAGAAGATGTACAAAACGAAGTATTTAAACTTCTAGGAATCGAAGAAGAAGAAGCACAAGAGAAATTTGGTTTCTTACTAGATGCACTTAAGTTTGGAGCACCTCCACATGGTGGTTTCGCAATGGGCTTT
- a CDS encoding NAD(+)/NADH kinase, translating into MYNAIKQLKRVSLHNKIIKKIGVILRPSTPELKNTFHKLKEVFNKYDIDVYLDSASGDMIELVGMDFDLLCKRVDALVTLGGDGTLIATVRKSFDYDLPTFGVYAGNLGFLADVSMDELDEFVKNITLKKYRIDERAVLEIMIKIGSKQTKLYAFNDIVLTRHSVSNMIHIETLIDGKSFNTYYGDGVIVSTPTGSTAYNISAGGPVVFPLSNVFTLTPICPHSLTQRPMVLPGTFSMEMKTPRANALVIVDGQDIHELAQGESVHIKLAEKRANLIHREEFNYFDVLKEKLSWGE; encoded by the coding sequence GTGTATAATGCAATAAAACAACTAAAAAGAGTTTCTTTGCATAATAAAATTATTAAAAAAATTGGTGTGATACTTAGACCTTCTACTCCAGAACTAAAAAATACTTTTCATAAGTTAAAAGAAGTCTTTAATAAGTACGACATAGATGTATATTTAGATAGCGCTAGCGGTGATATGATAGAACTCGTTGGAATGGATTTTGACTTGCTCTGTAAGCGCGTAGATGCATTGGTTACTCTAGGTGGAGACGGAACACTCATAGCTACTGTTAGAAAGTCTTTTGATTATGATTTGCCGACTTTTGGTGTTTATGCAGGCAACTTAGGGTTTTTAGCAGATGTTAGCATGGACGAGCTTGATGAATTTGTTAAAAATATAACTCTTAAAAAATATAGAATAGATGAGCGTGCAGTACTTGAAATCATGATTAAAATTGGTTCTAAACAAACAAAATTATATGCTTTTAACGACATAGTTTTGACTCGTCACTCTGTATCAAACATGATTCATATTGAAACCCTTATAGATGGAAAATCTTTTAATACTTACTATGGAGATGGTGTTATAGTTTCTACGCCTACTGGTTCAACTGCATATAATATATCAGCAGGAGGACCTGTTGTTTTTCCTCTTTCAAATGTATTTACACTCACTCCAATCTGTCCTCACTCTCTTACTCAAAGACCAATGGTTTTACCAGGTACATTTTCCATGGAGATGAAAACACCACGAGCAAATGCCTTAGTGATAGTTGATGGGCAAGACATACATGAGTTAGCTCAGGGAGAAAGTGTACATATCAAATTAGCTGAGAAAAGAGCCAATCTCATTCACAGAGAAGAGTTTAACTATTTTGATGTACTTAAAGAGAAGCTTAGTTGGGGAGAGTAG
- a CDS encoding AAA family ATPase, translated as MIERFYLKEYLGFKNVEIAPKSGLVVFTGPSGSGKSILMKSILSSLGADSCEASLCESSVTWDINNDDLGIENEDVNTFKYIKKEKARYFINNQSISKKVISQLTSKHLRHLSLKDFSDFENENLLLILDSRIQKKSHDIFTLKQEYKDTFFEYKKIKTQLEILEKEEKKIEELKEFASYEISKIEEINPQISEDEELIRIKKELSKKEKILEKISLANSIFENEHLVSSAIDALEVDSSFFDDSMNELRAMFESAEARFNALEDVNIEDVLNRIEEISGLKKRHGSVEEAIAYKEQKIVELEKYENIEITKDKLIEEELLLNKKVKGLASTLSKFRTKELKVFTQDLNSYLKELYLRDAQVILQDTELTEHGKDEILIQLNNTKLQKISTGEFNRLRLAILVLKSKFMRGNGGILMLDEIDANLSGEESMSVAKVLRQLSKHFQIFVISHQPQLTSMGEQHFLIYKDEDESKVLELNDKQRVDEIARIISGEGISKEARSFAKELLEANK; from the coding sequence ATGATAGAGAGATTTTACCTAAAAGAGTATCTCGGTTTTAAAAATGTTGAAATAGCTCCCAAGTCTGGTTTAGTTGTTTTCACTGGACCAAGTGGAAGTGGTAAGTCTATACTTATGAAATCAATACTCTCATCTTTGGGTGCAGACTCTTGTGAAGCTTCATTGTGCGAATCAAGTGTCACATGGGATATAAACAACGATGATCTAGGCATAGAAAATGAAGATGTAAACACATTTAAGTATATAAAAAAAGAAAAAGCAAGATATTTTATAAATAACCAAAGCATCTCTAAAAAAGTAATATCGCAACTCACATCAAAGCATCTACGACATTTAAGTTTAAAAGATTTTAGTGATTTTGAAAATGAAAACTTACTTTTAATTTTAGATAGCAGAATTCAAAAAAAATCTCATGATATTTTTACACTAAAGCAAGAATATAAAGATACTTTTTTTGAATATAAAAAAATAAAAACTCAATTAGAAATTCTTGAAAAAGAAGAAAAAAAGATTGAAGAATTAAAAGAATTTGCTTCTTATGAAATATCTAAGATAGAGGAAATAAATCCTCAAATTAGCGAAGATGAAGAGTTGATAAGAATAAAAAAGGAGCTCTCAAAAAAAGAAAAAATACTAGAAAAAATATCTTTAGCAAATAGTATTTTTGAAAATGAACATCTTGTTAGCAGTGCCATAGATGCTCTAGAAGTTGATAGCTCGTTTTTTGATGATTCTATGAACGAGCTGAGAGCTATGTTTGAGAGTGCTGAGGCTAGGTTTAATGCTCTAGAAGATGTAAATATAGAAGATGTCTTAAATCGCATAGAAGAGATATCTGGGCTTAAAAAAAGGCATGGAAGTGTTGAAGAAGCCATTGCATATAAAGAACAAAAAATTGTAGAGTTAGAGAAATATGAAAATATTGAGATAACAAAAGATAAACTAATAGAAGAAGAACTGCTTTTAAACAAAAAAGTAAAAGGGTTAGCTTCAACTTTAAGTAAATTTAGAACAAAAGAATTAAAAGTTTTTACTCAAGATTTAAACTCTTATCTAAAAGAGTTGTACTTAAGAGATGCGCAAGTTATTTTACAGGATACTGAGCTTACAGAGCATGGAAAAGATGAAATACTAATACAGCTTAACAATACTAAGTTGCAAAAGATAAGTACTGGAGAGTTCAATAGACTTAGATTGGCTATATTAGTTCTAAAATCAAAGTTTATGCGTGGCAATGGCGGAATACTAATGCTAGATGAGATAGATGCCAATCTTAGTGGAGAAGAGTCTATGAGCGTTGCAAAGGTACTTAGACAGCTATCGAAACATTTTCAAATTTTCGTTATATCTCATCAACCACAATTAACATCTATGGGAGAACAGCACTTTTTAATTTACAAAGATGAAGATGAATCTAAAGTCTTAGAACTAAATGATAAACAAAGAGTTGATGAAATTGCTAGAATAATTAGCGGAGAAGGCATCTCTAAAGAAGCAAGAAGTTTTGCAAAAGAACTTTTGGAGGCAAACAAATGA
- a CDS encoding TatD family hydrolase: MIIDTHIHLDDERYNEDLDAVLDRARDGGVKRFIIPGADPKTITRALEIVDAHDDVYFAVGVHPYDMDSFYDFDIKQYVTHKKCVAIGECGLDYYRLEGSDSEKETEKKKQKEVFIAQIELAKIYKKPLIIHIRDASRDSKKILLDASAGEIGGVLHCYNADEELLSLAKEGFYFGIGGVVTFKNAKKLVNVLGEIPLEKLLIETDGPYLTPMPHRGERNEPFYTTFIVEKISQLLEMPSKQVKDITTQNAQKLFALH, from the coding sequence ATGATAATAGATACACATATACACTTAGATGACGAAAGATATAACGAAGACTTAGATGCAGTACTAGACAGAGCAAGAGATGGCGGAGTAAAAAGGTTTATCATACCTGGAGCAGATCCAAAAACCATAACAAGAGCCCTTGAAATAGTAGATGCTCACGATGATGTATATTTTGCAGTTGGAGTACATCCTTATGATATGGACTCTTTTTATGACTTTGATATTAAACAATATGTAACACATAAAAAGTGTGTTGCAATCGGTGAATGTGGACTTGATTACTATAGACTAGAAGGTAGCGATAGTGAAAAAGAGACTGAAAAGAAAAAGCAAAAAGAAGTTTTTATAGCACAAATAGAATTAGCAAAAATATATAAAAAACCTCTAATTATACACATTAGAGATGCGTCAAGGGATTCAAAAAAGATACTCCTAGATGCCAGTGCTGGCGAGATTGGAGGAGTGCTTCATTGTTACAACGCAGATGAAGAATTACTAAGCTTAGCAAAAGAAGGTTTTTATTTTGGAATAGGTGGAGTGGTTACTTTTAAAAATGCCAAAAAACTAGTAAATGTATTGGGGGAAATTCCTCTTGAAAAACTACTTATTGAAACAGATGGACCATACTTAACCCCTATGCCTCACAGGGGCGAAAGAAATGAACCTTTTTATACTACTTTTATCGTAGAAAAGATATCTCAACTTCTAGAGATGCCATCCAAACAAGTAAAAGATATAACAACACAAAATGCCCAAAAACTCTTTGCTTTACATTAA
- a CDS encoding lytic transglycosylase domain-containing protein: MNRYFLLLLFPLLLSANLTFAVNHNKEVALLESFDIDPSFIYDPVMNKMRNKKTAIYKNKHFFKAMDKAYIFIPAIKRILAENDIPAEFLYLAMAESNFSTRAYSKKRASGLWQFMPRTGKQYGLKIDKYVDERRDLVKSTEAAAKYLSHLHKRFGKWYLAAIAYNCGGGRLSKAIKKAKSDELSVLLNSKKRYIPSESRFYIRKIIALAMVGQDEQYLMNSEYEHLLNRANAYSISTVQLSSGESLRRVSKIVGIPLKELKKLNRHLKYDFVPPYEKAYDIYIPYVKLNEFKRNYRPEPIRNIYKIHVVRSGDNLSKIGKKYGVSYRVIMDFNKLKHSRLRLKQKLVIPIDSRKKFKTISTRHYYMVKRGDTLESISKAHKVSVTNLKLQNHLKSSLIKIGDRLKINE, translated from the coding sequence ATGAATAGATATTTTTTACTACTGCTTTTTCCACTCCTGCTTAGTGCTAACTTAACATTTGCTGTAAACCACAACAAAGAAGTAGCCCTTTTAGAATCTTTCGATATTGATCCATCTTTTATTTATGATCCTGTTATGAACAAGATGAGAAATAAAAAAACAGCTATTTATAAAAATAAACATTTTTTTAAAGCAATGGATAAGGCTTATATCTTTATTCCTGCAATTAAAAGAATTTTAGCTGAAAATGATATTCCTGCAGAGTTTTTGTATTTGGCAATGGCTGAATCAAACTTTTCAACAAGAGCATACTCTAAAAAAAGAGCTTCTGGACTTTGGCAATTTATGCCAAGAACAGGTAAACAGTACGGACTTAAAATAGATAAATATGTTGATGAAAGAAGAGACCTTGTAAAATCAACTGAAGCAGCAGCTAAATATCTGTCACATCTACATAAAAGATTTGGCAAATGGTATTTAGCAGCAATTGCTTACAATTGTGGTGGTGGCAGATTAAGTAAAGCCATAAAAAAAGCAAAAAGTGATGAACTTTCTGTATTGCTAAACTCAAAAAAAAGATATATTCCAAGTGAGAGTAGATTTTATATACGCAAAATTATTGCTCTCGCAATGGTTGGGCAAGATGAGCAATATTTAATGAATAGTGAGTATGAGCATCTTCTTAACCGTGCAAACGCTTACTCGATTTCAACTGTACAACTATCTAGCGGCGAATCATTAAGAAGGGTTTCAAAAATAGTAGGCATTCCTTTAAAAGAATTGAAAAAGCTAAATAGACATCTTAAGTATGATTTTGTTCCACCATACGAAAAAGCATATGATATTTATATACCATATGTAAAGTTAAATGAATTTAAAAGAAATTATCGTCCAGAACCAATACGAAATATATATAAAATTCATGTAGTCAGAAGTGGGGATAACCTGTCTAAAATAGGTAAAAAATATGGCGTTTCCTACAGAGTTATCATGGATTTTAATAAACTTAAACATTCAAGATTACGCTTAAAACAAAAGCTTGTTATTCCAATAGATAGTAGGAAAAAATTTAAAACGATAAGCACAAGACACTATTACATGGTAAAAAGAGGAGACACTTTAGAATCCATTTCAAAAGCACATAAAGTTAGTGTTACTAACTTAAAACTTCAAAATCATCTCAAAAGCAGTCTTATTAAAATTGGCGATAGGTTAAAAATAAATGAGTAG
- a CDS encoding septal ring lytic transglycosylase RlpA family protein: MSRFFYIIFLVIILFFTACSTRSKRVYNDAQYSAPKSYSSNYSSKIDKKTYSHPTMKPYVIRGIRYYPTVVSVGDRFSGRASWYGPDFHGKHTSNGERYNMYDMTAAHKTLPMNTIVKVTNQSNGLSIIVRINDRGPFVNSRIIDLSKKGADKINMIATGTAPVELEILGFETKGKKRIPTKKELKKAPQKKSISGFAIQIASFSNIDGALKIQEAFDKKDGYSTVIKDMETESGRTFKVWLKGFKSEQEARDYKAQGHFKNAFIVREE; this comes from the coding sequence ATGAGTAGATTTTTTTATATTATTTTTCTAGTAATTATTTTATTTTTTACTGCTTGCAGTACTAGAAGTAAAAGAGTTTACAATGATGCTCAATATAGCGCTCCTAAATCGTATTCTTCAAACTATAGTTCAAAAATTGATAAAAAGACATACTCTCATCCAACGATGAAACCTTATGTTATAAGGGGAATCAGATATTATCCAACAGTTGTAAGCGTTGGAGATAGATTTAGTGGACGAGCTAGCTGGTACGGTCCTGATTTTCACGGTAAACATACCTCTAATGGTGAAAGATACAATATGTATGATATGACAGCAGCACACAAAACTTTACCTATGAACACCATAGTAAAAGTTACAAATCAAAGCAATGGTTTGAGCATTATTGTTAGAATTAACGATAGGGGACCTTTTGTAAATAGCAGAATTATAGATTTATCTAAAAAGGGGGCTGATAAAATCAATATGATAGCAACAGGGACAGCTCCTGTTGAACTTGAGATTTTAGGCTTTGAGACTAAAGGTAAAAAAAGAATACCAACGAAAAAAGAGTTAAAAAAAGCTCCTCAAAAGAAGTCCATTTCTGGTTTTGCTATTCAAATAGCATCTTTTTCAAACATAGATGGGGCCTTAAAAATACAAGAAGCTTTTGATAAAAAAGATGGCTACTCAACAGTTATAAAAGATATGGAGACAGAAAGTGGCAGAACTTTTAAAGTTTGGCTAAAAGGTTTCAAGAGTGAACAAGAAGCAAGAGACTACAAAGCTCAAGGGCATTTTAAAAATGCATTCATAGTACGAGAGGAATAA
- the hisB gene encoding imidazoleglycerol-phosphate dehydratase HisB gives MINKTRKTKETDITISLELYGKGQSNIDTGVGFLDHMLVSFSKHSLIDMNVKCVGDTHIDDHHSVEDIGIVLGSLIADAIYPVAHIERFGSATIVMDEACVSCDLDLSNRPFLVYESDVTGKVGGFDTELVEEFFRAFVLNARISTHIIMLRGRNKHHIIEASFKALAVAIRRAITKNERIGIPSTKDVL, from the coding sequence ATGATAAATAAAACAAGAAAAACAAAAGAAACAGATATTACGATTTCATTAGAGTTATACGGAAAAGGACAAAGCAATATAGATACTGGTGTTGGTTTTTTAGATCACATGCTAGTAAGCTTTTCTAAACACTCACTTATTGATATGAATGTAAAGTGTGTAGGTGATACTCATATAGATGATCACCATAGCGTAGAAGACATTGGAATCGTTCTTGGATCTTTAATAGCAGATGCTATCTATCCAGTTGCCCATATAGAGAGATTTGGCAGTGCTACTATTGTAATGGATGAAGCATGTGTATCTTGTGACTTAGACCTTAGCAATAGACCATTTTTAGTTTATGAGTCAGATGTAACTGGAAAAGTAGGAGGCTTTGATACTGAACTTGTTGAAGAGTTTTTTAGAGCTTTTGTGTTAAATGCAAGAATAAGTACGCATATCATAATGCTCAGAGGAAGAAATAAACATCATATTATTGAAGCGTCTTTTAAAGCACTGGCGGTTGCCATTCGTCGTGCAATTACAAAGAATGAAAGAATTGGTATTCCAAGCACCAAAGATGTACTATGA
- a CDS encoding KdsC family phosphatase has protein sequence MIKLIVLDVDGCLSDGKLIYSAETIESKVFNVKDGLGITTWIKLGNRVAIITGRKSSIVKKRSDELGIQHLFQGIKDKDRVLKELIDSLDLKYYEVAAIGDDLNDYNMLNLVGRSFTPNDGVKEIRKTVNKVLASDGGNGAVREMIDILVDENNQRDDFMKVWI, from the coding sequence ATGATAAAACTAATTGTTTTAGATGTTGATGGTTGTTTAAGTGATGGTAAACTTATCTATTCAGCAGAGACAATCGAAAGTAAAGTTTTCAATGTAAAAGATGGACTTGGGATTACTACATGGATTAAGCTTGGTAATAGAGTCGCAATAATAACAGGTAGAAAGTCAAGTATTGTTAAAAAACGTTCGGATGAACTTGGTATACAGCATCTTTTTCAAGGTATAAAAGATAAAGATAGAGTTTTAAAAGAATTAATAGACTCTCTTGATTTAAAATACTATGAAGTTGCAGCAATTGGTGATGATTTAAATGATTATAATATGCTAAATTTAGTAGGAAGAAGTTTTACTCCCAACGATGGAGTGAAAGAGATAAGAAAAACGGTAAATAAAGTCTTAGCAAGTGATGGTGGCAATGGTGCCGTCAGAGAGATGATAGATATTCTTGTTGATGAAAACAATCAAAGAGATGACTTTATGAAAGTTTGGATATAA
- the lptC gene encoding LPS export ABC transporter periplasmic protein LptC, with protein MNINIFFLAILAGLLMIFLGFKPLDIKQQEFIDVPVFQLNSFTLHEFDDKSLVTLMKGAKGTRYADRYEVSNIDYTDNSKKYIANMRADNGLYRDIDDNVDLKGNVFYNREDGLIFETQEATYSKKTSIAKTRTSYVMHRGLNRATGSDLEYNNKTNKIKSKNIKINYKLKEKK; from the coding sequence TTGAATATAAATATATTTTTTTTAGCAATTTTAGCAGGTTTACTAATGATATTTCTTGGCTTTAAACCACTTGATATTAAACAACAAGAGTTTATTGATGTCCCAGTTTTTCAACTTAACTCGTTTACTCTTCATGAGTTTGATGACAAAAGTTTAGTTACATTAATGAAAGGGGCAAAAGGAACAAGATACGCAGATAGGTACGAAGTTTCAAATATTGACTATACAGATAATTCAAAAAAGTATATCGCAAATATGCGTGCTGACAATGGGCTATACAGAGATATTGATGATAATGTTGATTTAAAAGGTAATGTATTTTATAATAGAGAAGATGGTTTGATTTTCGAGACTCAAGAAGCGACATACAGCAAAAAAACATCTATTGCAAAAACGAGAACCTCCTATGTTATGCATAGAGGTTTAAATAGAGCAACAGGTAGTGACCTTGAGTACAACAATAAAACAAATAAAATTAAATCAAAAAATATAAAAATAAATTATAAACTAAAAGAGAAAAAATGA
- the lptA gene encoding lipopolysaccharide transport periplasmic protein LptA, with amino-acid sequence MNKCLIILIIFLTISLTASELKIKASQFNADENKGISIFQGNVNIKKGSDELNATKVTVFTNKKHQPTKFIAVGNVSFYIMTKQGAIYRGKAERAIYMPLIKEYHFFKNVHLTQVDEKKEIIGEEVVLKTTEGKAYAKGATKEPVIMIFKMSSQEEQK; translated from the coding sequence ATGAACAAATGCTTAATAATTTTAATAATTTTTTTGACAATATCTTTAACAGCAAGCGAGTTAAAGATAAAAGCAAGTCAATTTAATGCTGATGAGAACAAAGGTATATCGATATTTCAAGGAAATGTAAATATTAAAAAAGGTTCAGATGAACTAAATGCAACAAAAGTTACTGTATTCACCAATAAAAAGCATCAACCAACAAAGTTCATAGCAGTAGGTAATGTTTCTTTTTATATCATGACTAAACAAGGTGCTATATATCGTGGTAAAGCAGAAAGAGCCATATATATGCCTCTGATTAAAGAATATCATTTTTTTAAAAATGTTCACTTAACTCAAGTTGATGAAAAAAAAGAAATTATTGGCGAAGAGGTTGTTCTAAAAACAACAGAAGGTAAGGCATATGCCAAAGGTGCAACAAAAGAACCAGTTATTATGATTTTTAAAATGTCATCGCAAGAGGAACAAAAATGA
- the yihA gene encoding ribosome biogenesis GTP-binding protein YihA/YsxC gives MIEIVESKFITSAPNIEGAPDVQEQNEVVFMARSNVGKSSLLNALTNHKGLAKVSSTPGKTRLINYFDVTFINREDSVKSLAKFVDLPGFGYAKVSKSIKYDWEKNLTDYISQREQIKLFIHLIDCRHPHLDIDTSVSEFLFNNRRENQYILQIFTKIDKLNQKEQNALRRQFPDAMMVSSSKKRGMQKAIKVIYEILND, from the coding sequence ATGATAGAAATAGTTGAATCAAAATTTATAACATCTGCCCCAAATATAGAAGGAGCACCAGATGTTCAAGAGCAAAATGAAGTTGTATTTATGGCACGCTCAAATGTTGGAAAAAGTTCTTTACTTAACGCATTAACAAACCATAAAGGACTTGCAAAAGTATCTTCAACACCTGGTAAAACAAGACTTATAAACTATTTTGATGTAACTTTTATAAATAGAGAAGACTCTGTCAAAAGCCTTGCAAAGTTTGTAGATTTACCAGGTTTTGGATATGCTAAAGTTTCAAAATCAATAAAATACGATTGGGAGAAGAACTTGACTGATTATATTTCACAAAGAGAACAAATTAAACTTTTTATACATCTGATTGATTGTAGACATCCGCATCTAGACATTGACACTTCAGTAAGTGAGTTTTTGTTTAACAATCGAAGGGAAAATCAGTATATATTACAAATATTTACAAAAATAGATAAGTTAAACCAAAAAGAGCAGAATGCACTTAGAAGGCAGTTCCCAGATGCCATGATGGTATCTAGTTCAAAAAAAAGAGGGATGCAAAAAGCTATAAAAGTTATTTATGAGATACTAAATGATTAA
- a CDS encoding N-acetyltransferase, with protein sequence MINYQKAKLSNITKMQELVSPEIESGIILNRTDDEVSTNIRSYTLCLDDEKIVGFCALHIHTQYLGEIRSLVVRESERGKKIGKKLVEQCLEEAKNLKLQKVLSLTYKQSFFEKLGFIEISKDSIPEHKIWADCIKCKHFPVCNEVSLIKAL encoded by the coding sequence ATGATTAACTATCAAAAAGCTAAACTCAGTAATATTACCAAAATGCAAGAACTTGTTAGTCCAGAAATTGAATCTGGAATAATTCTAAACAGAACAGACGATGAAGTATCAACAAATATAAGATCCTACACCTTATGTTTAGATGACGAAAAAATAGTTGGTTTTTGTGCTCTTCATATACATACTCAGTATTTAGGAGAAATCAGGTCTTTAGTTGTTAGGGAGAGCGAAAGAGGTAAAAAAATAGGCAAAAAACTAGTTGAACAATGCTTAGAAGAAGCTAAAAATTTAAAGCTTCAAAAAGTTTTATCTTTGACTTATAAGCAAAGCTTTTTTGAAAAGTTAGGTTTTATAGAAATTTCTAAAGATTCTATCCCCGAACATAAGATTTGGGCTGATTGTATTAAATGTAAACATTTTCCAGTATGCAACGAAGTATCATTAATCAAAGCCCTCTAG